Proteins from one Pseudomonadota bacterium genomic window:
- a CDS encoding conjugal transfer protein TraH: MGYGNAGTVIAEFRTVVAAVGGGMIMQNRLLVCLWLILLLPSASLAGGLEHMFAKLGAAANHTDPGSFRDQAVGHYTLGGVAVRQKNKAVQPFNVRLPSGIGQGSCGNMDMRFGGMSFMNAREFKEMLQRVGRGLPTYGFQLAMKTFAPQIEGLMSDLRHYLQMINNMTLDDCRMRQSIFDAVLPKQGAMRETLCQDIARGGGSSTDFYGAMSKCRSETQQQSYLNGRKYKDLLTGEYNLVWKVLKRIPKYADDQDVCEFIMSIVGTVISRKEGNTYRLHQISPRADAINFSQAYLEGGESSGLVCDEQSLCLKPKTVKVRISQAQGMTQRVIRVVTSLQMKYLSGAALTKEEQAILGDAYAVPIFKYIQVCAAAHANVILLRDAARFIAISLILTQFDTIAAEIMLAVEELESIQVDASAVKEFKQNLQHARMRIQAMMQKADYEGIWRLNQHIRSLENIIEAATDS; the protein is encoded by the coding sequence TTGGGGTATGGTAACGCAGGAACAGTTATTGCAGAATTTAGAACTGTTGTTGCCGCAGTTGGTGGCGGCATGATTATGCAAAACCGTTTGTTGGTTTGCTTGTGGCTGATTTTATTGTTGCCGTCTGCATCTTTGGCCGGCGGTTTAGAGCATATGTTTGCCAAGCTGGGTGCTGCTGCCAATCATACAGACCCAGGATCGTTTCGGGATCAGGCCGTAGGGCATTATACCTTGGGCGGAGTTGCAGTTCGGCAAAAGAACAAAGCGGTGCAGCCGTTCAATGTGCGTCTTCCCAGTGGGATAGGGCAGGGGTCTTGCGGCAATATGGACATGCGTTTTGGCGGCATGAGTTTTATGAATGCCCGGGAATTTAAGGAAATGTTGCAGCGAGTTGGTAGAGGCTTGCCGACTTATGGTTTTCAGCTGGCGATGAAAACCTTTGCCCCACAGATTGAGGGTTTGATGTCTGACCTGCGGCATTATTTGCAGATGATTAACAACATGACTTTGGATGACTGTCGGATGCGACAATCGATATTTGATGCGGTTTTACCCAAGCAGGGGGCAATGCGCGAGACACTGTGTCAGGATATAGCAAGAGGTGGGGGTAGTTCGACGGATTTTTACGGAGCTATGTCGAAATGCCGTAGTGAAACACAGCAGCAGTCCTATCTCAACGGTAGGAAATATAAAGACTTGCTCACTGGAGAGTACAATTTGGTTTGGAAGGTTCTCAAACGCATTCCCAAATATGCTGATGACCAAGATGTTTGCGAGTTTATCATGAGTATTGTTGGTACGGTTATCTCGAGAAAAGAAGGTAACACTTATAGGCTGCATCAGATTTCTCCACGGGCAGATGCCATTAATTTTTCTCAAGCCTATTTAGAAGGCGGCGAATCTTCTGGTTTGGTGTGTGATGAGCAGAGCCTTTGTTTAAAGCCAAAAACTGTCAAAGTGCGAATTTCCCAAGCTCAAGGCATGACGCAGCGGGTAATTCGGGTAGTTACTAGCTTGCAAATGAAATATCTAAGTGGTGCTGCTTTGACAAAAGAAGAGCAAGCCATTTTAGGTGATGCTTATGCAGTGCCGATTTTTAAGTACATACAAGTTTGCGCCGCCGCGCATGCCAATGTGATTTTGCTACGAGATGCGGCGCGATTTATCGCAATTTCTTTGATTTTAACCCAGTTTGATACTATTGCCGCTGAGATTATGTTGGCTGTTGAGGAGTTAGAGAGCATTCAAGTAGATGCTTCAGCCGTGAAGGAGTTTAAGCAAAATTTGCAACATGCGCGTATGCGCATTCAGGCGATGATGCAGAAAGCAGATTATGAAGGTATTTGGCGTTTGAATCAGCACATTCGCTCGTTGGAAAATATCATTGAGGCGGCAACAGATAGTTAG
- the traF gene encoding conjugal transfer protein TraF yields the protein MQWLCRIGLSLCCSIVQAVPVCCKAFVEKPEQGWLWYREQQFFKSEPLKQETAKQLIRQNLKQQLKPPKTNAERIELMRKEFAETLATALLQPTLSNVTQVKQKQLEFEARSTEFAKMWSLSHLLQSSGYSHNGNPHPWHQAIAQKQRAERLTEQLKQLAKTYGLFFAFKQSCPYCHRFAPVVARFAESYGFELQGIAADGGVMAGIAKVVRDNGALALINPQGVYPALFLANPSTMQVIPVAWGMVTQEQLLQNLELLLPQLVAA from the coding sequence ATGCAGTGGTTATGTAGGATTGGCTTATCGCTTTGTTGCAGTATAGTGCAGGCAGTTCCTGTCTGCTGTAAGGCTTTTGTAGAAAAACCAGAGCAAGGCTGGCTTTGGTACCGGGAACAGCAATTTTTTAAAAGCGAACCTTTAAAGCAGGAAACCGCAAAACAGTTAATAAGGCAAAACTTAAAACAGCAATTAAAGCCGCCCAAAACCAATGCTGAGCGTATTGAGTTAATGCGTAAGGAGTTTGCAGAAACCCTCGCCACAGCTCTTTTGCAGCCTACGTTGTCAAATGTTACCCAAGTTAAGCAAAAGCAATTAGAATTTGAAGCTCGTTCTACGGAATTTGCCAAGATGTGGAGTCTTTCGCATCTTTTGCAAAGCAGTGGCTATTCGCATAATGGTAATCCACATCCTTGGCATCAAGCAATTGCTCAAAAGCAGCGGGCAGAGCGGTTAACCGAGCAGTTAAAACAGCTTGCGAAAACTTATGGGTTATTTTTTGCTTTCAAGCAGAGTTGTCCTTATTGTCATCGGTTTGCACCGGTTGTAGCCAGGTTTGCAGAAAGCTATGGATTTGAGTTGCAGGGTATAGCTGCTGATGGCGGAGTTATGGCAGGAATTGCCAAGGTAGTCAGGGACAATGGCGCGTTGGCCTTGATTAATCCACAAGGTGTTTATCCAGCATTGTTTTTGGCAAATCCAAGTACGATGCAGGTTATACCGGTTGCTTGGGGTATGGTAACGCAGGAACAGTTATTGCAGAATTTAGAACTGTTGTTGCCGCAGTTGGTGGCGGCATGA
- a CDS encoding conjugal transfer protein TraN, translated as MLLFIVFKSAAASDQRSYNAGKSFAQSEAGTADHSQLAPLAGAAGNCAQQRYFNDSAAMENDASSLFIGGNENSSDMAKQVSGSLQEAANQRPMYLFDEKNEFIQAGDYIVTHALDKIKAKESLRRTTKSVKTTVHECEEARGPTYYACTQTRQIRIDVPRTQIHRVSVPVYSHGWSGGLSRNVITGQKYDSSNPNNPGHYAASTSISSPLPEELRDRVESLKLVSGSASLSQNGTLSVSTSNGYSWLWLNFTAQIDITYRTILKDEDIHERIGDRCRSLEKQADKGLCEYVDEQILEGPETREINGHPIIRDWWKKKRTYKCSFPSKNTCGDLRRRGCRQIDSRCKTKLQGTCVEYTQTFECEHVLETVQGSSLTGPVPFCLDSNCDEHAWAPNQDFAEAISKLAILKEMSKGMTKHPITIFTGQVRSCRKDCLSFRDCCGTGKGWGKTFGYTCKAEERQLAQLRGQRKCVFVGTFCAKKKLGICLRKRSSFCCFGSKLVRIVQEQGRGQLGMGWGDPKYPNCRGLTVAEISRVDFSKLDLREVFEDIMHKTNKPDFKKFTTELQHNAGAKIKGMAKRFHPEQVATKQLPPRSLTPGQTKSGRKNVTGVSNAVVM; from the coding sequence AATGCGGGCAAGAGCTTTGCTCAAAGTGAAGCAGGCACTGCTGATCACTCGCAGCTTGCCCCCCTTGCTGGGGCAGCTGGTAATTGCGCGCAGCAGCGGTATTTCAATGATTCAGCGGCAATGGAAAATGATGCAAGTTCCTTGTTTATTGGAGGCAATGAAAACTCAAGTGATATGGCCAAACAAGTGAGTGGTAGTTTACAGGAGGCTGCCAACCAAAGGCCGATGTATTTATTCGATGAGAAAAACGAATTTATCCAAGCCGGTGATTATATCGTGACGCACGCTTTGGATAAGATTAAGGCCAAGGAAAGCCTGCGACGTACCACAAAATCAGTTAAAACAACGGTGCATGAATGCGAAGAGGCGAGGGGGCCAACGTATTATGCCTGTACGCAAACGCGGCAGATTAGGATTGATGTTCCGCGCACTCAAATTCATCGAGTTTCGGTACCTGTGTATTCACATGGTTGGTCAGGGGGATTGAGTAGAAATGTTATCACGGGGCAAAAATATGACTCCTCAAATCCAAACAATCCTGGGCATTATGCAGCGAGTACATCTATTTCTTCTCCTCTTCCTGAAGAACTGAGAGATAGAGTTGAATCTCTGAAGCTTGTCAGTGGCAGTGCTTCTCTTTCACAAAATGGTACTTTAAGTGTTAGTACATCAAACGGATATTCTTGGTTGTGGCTTAATTTTACAGCTCAAATTGATATTACATACAGAACCATTTTAAAAGATGAGGATATTCATGAACGTATAGGAGATCGGTGTAGATCATTGGAAAAACAAGCTGATAAGGGCTTATGCGAGTATGTAGATGAACAAATCTTAGAAGGACCGGAAACCAGGGAGATTAATGGTCATCCGATAATCAGGGATTGGTGGAAGAAAAAACGCACCTACAAATGTAGCTTTCCCTCGAAAAACACCTGTGGTGACTTAAGGCGTAGGGGTTGCCGGCAGATCGACAGCCGTTGTAAAACCAAGTTACAGGGCACCTGTGTTGAATACACGCAAACTTTTGAGTGTGAACACGTTCTAGAAACAGTGCAGGGATCTTCTTTAACAGGTCCTGTGCCTTTTTGTCTTGATAGCAATTGTGATGAACATGCTTGGGCTCCGAATCAGGATTTTGCTGAAGCGATTTCAAAATTGGCCATTTTGAAAGAGATGTCAAAGGGCATGACTAAACATCCGATTACCATTTTTACAGGTCAGGTGCGTAGTTGCCGCAAGGATTGTTTGAGCTTTAGGGATTGTTGTGGCACCGGCAAGGGTTGGGGCAAGACTTTTGGCTATACCTGTAAAGCAGAAGAAAGACAGCTGGCGCAATTACGCGGTCAGCGTAAATGTGTGTTTGTCGGTACATTCTGCGCCAAGAAAAAATTAGGAATTTGTCTGCGCAAGCGTTCCAGTTTTTGTTGCTTTGGCTCGAAGTTGGTGCGGATTGTGCAAGAGCAGGGCAGGGGGCAATTGGGTATGGGTTGGGGTGATCCTAAATATCCCAATTGTCGCGGTTTGACGGTTGCAGAAATCAGCCGGGTGGATTTTTCCAAGCTCGATTTGCGTGAGGTGTTTGAAGACATCATGCATAAAACCAATAAACCAGATTTTAAAAAGTTCACCACAGAGTTGCAACACAATGCCGGTGCAAAAATCAAAGGAATGGCAAAACGCTTTCATCCAGAGCAGGTAGCAACGAAGCAGTTACCACCGAGGTCATTAACACCAGGACAAACAAAAAGTGGCAGAAAAAACGTAACGGGGGTCAGCAATGCAGTGGTTATGTAG